The following proteins are encoded in a genomic region of Puniceicoccus vermicola:
- a CDS encoding metal ABC transporter substrate-binding protein: protein MKSRFIHLLFGLILAMSPVAALEVASLHPLVSELAREVGGDSVTVIDLIEPGNNPHDFDPNPQTFAAASQASLVLISGKGLEDSYLEKLADNLGPDTEIFDVGEGAYTLTFAENLSSPNADPHEDHDDHDGHEDHSEHEEHPSQESEEAPDGHHHHHDHGSVDPHWWHDPDNMRRAAFVLAQKMGEIDPENAEAYNANALAYAREMRSLKRWIRQQIETIPPSDRILATSHLAYGYLCHAYGIQAIAIQGYNREDNASPQELAELIDFLRTHQVRVLFPEIGSNPKSLQSVAQDTGLVIGPPLIADGTGMAPGDGYEEMMRSNVTAIVTGLSD, encoded by the coding sequence ATGAAATCACGGTTTATCCACCTGCTCTTCGGGCTCATCTTGGCAATGAGTCCAGTCGCCGCCCTCGAGGTAGCGAGCCTTCATCCACTCGTCAGCGAACTGGCCCGCGAGGTAGGCGGGGACTCGGTAACCGTAATTGATCTGATCGAGCCGGGAAACAATCCACACGACTTCGACCCAAATCCGCAAACCTTCGCCGCTGCCTCCCAAGCCTCTCTAGTCCTCATTTCCGGGAAAGGACTCGAGGACTCCTACCTCGAAAAACTCGCGGACAACCTCGGACCGGATACCGAGATCTTCGACGTGGGCGAAGGAGCCTACACCCTCACCTTTGCAGAAAACCTGTCCTCTCCGAATGCAGACCCGCACGAGGATCATGACGATCACGATGGCCACGAGGATCATAGTGAGCATGAGGAGCATCCCTCCCAGGAGAGCGAGGAAGCCCCTGACGGCCACCACCATCATCACGACCACGGATCGGTGGATCCTCACTGGTGGCACGATCCCGACAACATGCGGCGGGCCGCCTTTGTCCTCGCTCAGAAGATGGGTGAGATCGATCCAGAGAATGCGGAAGCCTACAATGCCAATGCTCTCGCCTATGCCCGTGAGATGCGCTCTCTCAAACGGTGGATTCGCCAACAGATCGAAACGATCCCTCCTTCGGATCGGATTCTCGCAACCTCCCACCTCGCCTATGGTTACCTGTGCCACGCCTATGGAATTCAAGCGATCGCCATCCAGGGATACAACCGCGAGGACAACGCCTCTCCTCAGGAGCTTGCCGAATTGATTGATTTCCTTCGGACCCATCAAGTCCGCGTCCTCTTCCCGGAGATCGGCTCCAATCCCAAGTCTTTACAATCTGTCGCGCAGGATACCGGTCTGGTCATCGGGCCACCTCTCATCGCGGACGGCACGGGCATGGCTCCCGGTGATGGCTATGAGGAAATGATGCGCTCCAACGTTACCGCTATCGTGACGGGGCTTTCGGATTAA
- a CDS encoding MOSC domain-containing protein has product MGDSFIRKRKIAAFSREELIEKFESLPPSPSEMGTVEMLAVRPSQGVHEEREELTLSPEGGVSGDRWIKGSWMSLEDGSPDPQVQVAMTNSQVMSVVAGSLEAGKECGDNLYVNFDISEENLPVGTQVRVGECILEVSGVVNDGCSKFTQRFGRDAYEWVSNPDESHRRLRGIFCRVVKPGKVRIGDAVTKS; this is encoded by the coding sequence ATGGGAGACTCCTTCATTCGCAAGAGAAAAATCGCAGCTTTTTCCCGCGAGGAACTGATTGAGAAGTTTGAAAGCCTTCCGCCTTCGCCGAGCGAGATGGGAACCGTCGAAATGCTGGCCGTGCGCCCCTCCCAAGGCGTTCACGAAGAACGGGAAGAGCTCACACTCTCTCCCGAGGGCGGCGTTTCCGGAGACCGCTGGATTAAGGGAAGCTGGATGTCTCTCGAAGACGGGTCGCCGGACCCTCAGGTGCAAGTGGCGATGACCAACAGCCAAGTCATGTCGGTGGTCGCCGGTTCCCTCGAGGCAGGAAAGGAGTGTGGCGACAACCTCTACGTTAACTTCGATATTTCAGAAGAAAACCTACCAGTCGGGACCCAAGTTCGGGTTGGCGAATGCATTCTCGAAGTGAGCGGCGTAGTCAACGATGGCTGCAGTAAATTCACCCAACGCTTCGGTCGAGACGCCTACGAATGGGTCAGCAATCCTGACGAGAGCCATCGCCGACTTCGCGGAATTTTCTGCCGTGTAGTCAAACCGGGCAAAGTGCGTATCGGCGATGCCGTGACGAAGAGTTGA
- the msrA gene encoding peptide-methionine (S)-S-oxide reductase MsrA, protein MAFSRKSPLLALIISAFSLLAACSSPAKDTSKATIPTELTENYEVATLAGGCFWCMEPPFEDLEGVQAVISGFSGGEEVDPSYQDVAYGRTGHTESVQIYFDPSIISYEEILGVYWRQIDPTDLKGQFVDRGPQYRPEIFVHSSAQRKVAEESRKELEESGRFNEAIVVPVTDFVSFYPAEEYHQDFYKKSPQRYYGYRKGSGRDQFIESHWKD, encoded by the coding sequence ATGGCATTTTCACGCAAATCCCCCCTCCTCGCTCTGATCATCTCGGCCTTTAGTCTTCTCGCAGCCTGTTCGAGTCCGGCCAAGGACACCAGCAAAGCCACCATCCCGACAGAGCTAACCGAGAACTATGAAGTCGCCACCCTGGCAGGAGGTTGCTTTTGGTGCATGGAACCGCCCTTTGAAGACCTCGAAGGCGTCCAGGCCGTAATCTCAGGATTCTCCGGTGGCGAAGAAGTCGACCCTTCCTATCAGGACGTAGCCTACGGGCGCACTGGCCATACGGAGAGTGTCCAAATTTATTTCGACCCCTCGATCATCTCCTACGAGGAAATTCTTGGGGTCTATTGGCGACAGATCGATCCGACTGATCTGAAAGGTCAATTCGTCGACCGCGGCCCGCAATATCGCCCTGAGATCTTTGTTCACTCCTCCGCGCAGCGAAAGGTCGCCGAGGAATCCAGAAAAGAATTGGAAGAGAGCGGGCGATTCAATGAAGCGATCGTCGTCCCTGTAACGGATTTCGTCTCCTTCTACCCGGCCGAAGAATATCACCAGGATTTCTACAAGAAGAGTCCCCAACGGTATTACGGATACCGCAAAGGCTCGGGACGGGATCAATTCATCGAATCCCACTGGAAGGACTAA